The genome window taataataaacattaattcccgtggtgctttccctttagttctttgactttcggtcattgcaactttgtgctgtctcccgctttttatggggagggaaaatTGTACACTTCCtactcctatcttcttctgattaaattcgttgcgggtcccaagacagctttagcatgtccctcgggctccctgagatcatatcaaagtattttcgtggttggataccactgtcgatcctggcgacacaggagatacagtggtgggccaaagcccgtggaaaaaaaatcaaatgtttCTTTCCAGTCGCCCATGCCACTGTGAAAACTGTCTGAATAGTTAGATGCTGCTACTACAGGTAAGATTTTAAAGATATTAGTTATTTTTACTGGTAGGCAACGTTGCTAGATCTAATTTAGAATTTACTGGAagcacattaaaattaaatccgATTTAGCTTAACTGTACCTTTATACCTTCTttcgttttatttatattataaagctgaagatttactggttcgattttttttgtaatggaCAGCTTCATTCATGTACGGAGGTAAGATGGCTACATAACATCACGCTGTGATCAATAGAAGCGAAACATCtgaaaatgttgtaaaaaacgggataattatgtaaaataaattttaaaactcgttaatataaattattatttaacagtaATTGATGCAGAAATAGTTAAttcaaatacaatattataggtATTGCACTTAACATTTTGTGAATATCTAACACTATTCAATATTGTGAATATctagtataatttatatttaacgaTCCGTCCgtttgtcaagaaagtgaagaaattaaaaagtggcaacatcgtagtgtcatcccttttttcttagattgatttgaaagggatgacactactatgttgccactttttaatttcttcactttcttgacagactatacgtcTTACTGAACGGATTCTTCGAATcacccttttcatcttctacATCTTCGAAACGAACTGTATTATCAATTTCGAGAGCATCCTTCTTCTCggctattttaaatatttcttcaaCTTCCTTGTCTAAATTGAGAGAATTCGTAGTGAGAGTGTCAGAATCTTGTTCATGcttattataatgtataacGAAGTTGTCTTTTGTTATATTTATGATTCTACTGCCCTCGTCAGAATCAATACTATTTGTCGCAGTGTAAATATCTATTTCTGGATAATCTGCAACTTCAATACTGGGCGTAGAGATACACCTCTCATTTGTTTCGTGTAAGTTTGTTCTGCTCGCAGTCATTCTTGTCTTTAATCTCCGACAGCCTTTATAAAAACCTCCGGTCCATTCAGACATTAAAGCGACAGCTGCACATAGAAATCCAGCGCCCAATAGGAGAAACATGCCTTGCGTGTCTTCTAAAGTCAGTCCTCTTTCTTCCAATGAAGAGAATGATAGTGAATCTGATCCAACCTACAAGATAAACTTGTTAAATTTCGGAtatctattataataaaataatagagacACATAGTTTTTAGGGGAGAGCCTATATGGGAGAgctacacgtgggagagccatgcttcagcacgaatgggccagctcgaccggagaaataccacgttctcacagaaaaccggcgtgaaacaacgcttgcgctgtgtttctcagagtgagtgagtttaccggaggcccaatcgctGATTTtcgccctattcccttcacttccccacccttccctattaccctattccctcttaaaaggccggtaacgcacctgcggctcttctgatgctgtgagtgtccatgggcgacggaagttgctttccatcaggtgacccgtttgctcgtttgcccccttatttcatttaaaaaaaaacttgagagtttGCGTGGCAGTAAAACGCTGCGCTTCTGACAAACTAGTTGCCAAAAGCAGAACAACTACTTCGCCAGAAGCAGATCAACTGATACTGGCataaaattcaacttactgatAGTAGTTTTCCTGAACTGCTCCTTTGTAGCTCCCATCGGACATCATCTACAATTTTATCCATCAGCCCGCTTTGAATAATCCTCCTTATGTCTTCACTTAATTTTGCAGTGTATATTGAGTTTTTTGGAAAACTTATAGAGACTCCGAATGGTGCAAAGCACTCATTTGATATATGCAAAAGATCACGCTTAGACCTATAGTTAAAAGCaatcgaaaatatatttaagtatccGAAATGCCAAAaacttaaatcataataaaaaagacgggttgcactccgggagtgccggcagaaatgaaaacttgattattaacgttgtacatcatttttttatcaatttttcatgaaactcgatttaaaaaaaaatgattttttaattaatcgaaacccttacaatcgattaaatttttaacccattttttatgaaaatcgatttttaaaaaatagtttttttttaattaagtaagtaatagaaacccttacaatcgattaaaaaatttcGACAATCGAAATAAACAATCGATTGCTCGATTAAttgatttcgatgttacaacactattctccaaccgtcttacggtttttcgatcagcacgagaatctgacgtgagtttcacagtttttacccatcccacaaaagtgctcaacgccgctaaagaagttttcacttcaaaattaATAAGTAACTTACTCAGATTTAGAAAAGTTAGATTGAACAAGGTATTCGAGCTCTGCTTGCGATCCAATAAAAGCATAAGGCCAAAAGAAAGCCTTCGTTATATTCATAATACCAGACCTCACGTCGGGAACCAACTCTACATTCTTCAATAACTTGTTTGTTAGCGGATCAGAAGAGTTAAGAAACCAACGTTCCCATCCACCATGATCTAGAATTACATTTTTTCAtcacaattttttaattttttatcaatataCTATTTTagtccatttcatccagattgtacgtatgcttaagaggccgggtgtcatcgaaattctcattctcaatattttttgtgtttaaatattactacaaaatatttaaacaataaaaaatattttttagtctttaaatattttgtagtaaatttttgtgcaggaacctaggtaattactattttaagctaaaAAATAACTccaacatgttaaatattttcgtctgagaaaattattttggtattaagtaggtatgtatgagaatttcgatggcaccttaatgcctttttttttaactcCTTAAAGATGGTGAAttgaccgcagccctacccactaaaaaccaGTCTATACCTACTCTTCAACTCTTCGCACGCAGGATTGCGAGAACACGCGAGCTTTCTTTCCGCGTCTCTGCGTGCGCGTGCCTGCTTGTCACCAGCAGACCCTCCTCGAGCCCATACGTGGCCAAACAGAGGCCCTTCCAGGGTTTGTGTAGGCCTGACACTTTGgtgtcgcgatgcgcgaagAGTACGCAGCGCCTCGCGACCCTCTCGGGGACTCGGTGCAATGTGCgacggcatccccataccgTCGCCCCGAGCCCTGGCTAAGGTGGGACGCTTTGGTCATTTCGATTGACCCGTCTTCGCCTTGGCCTACTTCTGCGACGAGGGTTGAGCGCCTCCCTCTCCGTTATGTGCTCGGCCACCTCTTTTACGGAGATGACGTCGTGAGCGAAATCCTTCACCGCTTTCCACTCTTGTTCGCCACTCAGCATTGCACGAAACAGTGCCGGCAGGGAAAGGTCCGGTCTGAGTGCCGCACGTTGTACTATCCAGGAGGGACACGCCGTGACGGTATGTTCGGCCGTGTCCCTGTCACAGTCACAGTGGTGACATCGCGTGGTTTCCTCTCGACTTACGATctcgcacaggtaccgaccgaagcagccatgcccggtcagcacctgtgtgAGTCGGAAAGAGAGCGCGCCGGTCTTCCTTGTCAACCACTCTTTCAACACTGGTCGAATGGCCTGCACCAGGTTTACGATGACTTTTGGCTCTTGGAGCCATTCCTCCCATAGCTCGATGATCCGCTCTCTGACTTGGTCCCTCTACCGACGTGCGGCGTCCGGTAGGgggttgctgccccccgcgcgAGTCGCTGCGCCACGCCAGTAGACGTCGGCGAGGGCTCTAGCTTCAAGGTCCCATGGGACACTACCGGCGAGCAGGCAAGCAGCATCTTTTGAGATGGTGCGATACCCACGAACTGCTCGCGTCGCCATGGTCCTTTGTAGTCTCCCGAGGACAAGCCGATTTGTAGGCGACAGATCTCTGGCCCATATTGGcgccccatacattatcatgGAGCGAATGACTCCCATGTATAGTCGTCGGCACGTTAAGCTCGGCCCTCCGAGGTTGGGCAGGAGGGAGGCCAGGGCCCCCGCTGATCTGACCTTCTCGGATAAGCGACGGTAATGGTCCTTAAAAGTCCATCGGCCGTCGAGGACCCGGCCGAGACATGTCATTGACGACTTCACCTCAATATTAATGCCGCTCACTGTTACAGCTAGGCCCGGCGGGGGCGATTTCCTTGGCCCGTGGAATAGCAAGGCTTCGGACTTATTAAGAGCCACCGTCAGGCTCAGCGACTGTATTCGCCGGACAATCTGAGCGACCGTCGCCGTCGACAGAATCTTGGCCTCTCGTATCGTCTTGCCACGACAAACGGCAAGTGTGTCTGCGTAGGCTATTTTCTCAAATCCAGAAAGCATTGTACAGCGCAGGACGTAGTCAAAGCCAAAGTCCACAGGGTCGGACCGATTGCAGAACCCTGTGGAACTCCGGAGATTCCGTGATTTACCGAATTTAGAgtcttataaactcataatttgaaaactacaaagttataataaacatacagcaataatcttcagtctATCAACATTCCTTCccacgttttaaattttctatttttgtttattatactcatgatatcagcttccaaagtaaaaccaatttatttaaattgaattatacgttcagcatctccctagtatttacaaattacgtttatttgaaacacatgacaatagatagataatttcatgaactacatattccccgtttaaaatttttttaagatcaattttgaattaagttaagtaaaaaaaaataggatttttgtgcgatctcagcaacgcggcaaatgtatggtcaaggtcgtttgctcgggggatggccttaagattTAATCATAAGCGTAATCGttatacgattaagatcattcacaaattcgttTGAAAGAAAATCTACTGGCTGTCAAACCAaacgtaagaaacccacattttgaaaaatctcacgtgagatttgtgGGGGGTTGAAtgaaatctcacgaaatctcaccagggaGGGAGGGGGggctaaaaattcaaaaaaatacctcatgtaatttgtggacgccccctaaaaGACAGACGACGCAAAAAGAAACTTACATATTGCGGTGTAAATTATTATCCTTAGTTAGTAATCaggttttttatgaaaaaagtactacTATAAAAATAATCTCACCCAAAGTCCCAACTCTATAGAACCCCGATAGTAGTTGTGTAATAGTATCCACCGTCTCCGGGTATATAGGTAAAGTAACAAACGCTATAATAGATCCTGTGTAGCAACTTGTTATGATGATGGTAAATATCCAGTACCAGCCTAAAATAAGTTGAGTAACATTAATCGATGCAACGACAATCCGGGTTACCTGCATGCGGGCTACTTTCTCTAATTGCTAACGAGCAACAAATTAATGCTGGTAAGCTACGTtgcaacaacaaaatattatgtcaacatCTTAGGAACTAAGCATTTGGTATTTAAAGTAACTAAAACTTTGCATTGAGTTTGATATAGAGCAGATAGCAGATAGAGATCTGATAGGGTTTACAATAAATCTACTTACTAGTAGAAGTTCTAAACTTTAATCTCAATCTAAAACCAACATCTAATTATTTGATACTTAACCTCACCAAAGTATCTTAAACTTCATCAAGAATCTTACCAATCAACAGCCTCGTGGTGATTTTAGTGGTTTTGCTCCAAGAGTGTTTGCCAACGAACGTAAAGCAATTCGTGAAGGTCCCAAAGACATACCAGAACATATTTTCCACCTCCCCCATGTTGTTCATCAGGTGCCTTAGAGTATGTTTGTCAGAGAAGGCCAAAGGGAATATACCAATTAAGTACGTGAAAGTCAACGCTACCCATACTTGCCAGTGAAATGGGCCAAGGATTGCTCGATATCTGAAATTCCCAGTCCCATATTGTAATTTCTGTTAACTTAGGAGATTTGAAGCATCTGAATGTATTTCTTTTTCTTTCGTTTAGTTTACCATTTTATGGTTTATATTATGGTCTACACACTATTCAAATTACATCACTACGTCACTCGAagtaagataatatattttgaccAGTTCATCTGAGTGCATATTGAatcattattttacaaaattgtacataataataggtATAATCTTCTCTGTTTTAATTAGGGATTATAAAAATTTTGATCTTCATTAAGCATCACTAACCTTGGTAATGCCGTTGACATTAACGTAGCGAATGCAGCACAATCGTGGGAATGTGAAACACTCATGTCTGTATTATTAAGCCTTTCAACAGTAACATAAATTCCGGCCATACCCATGTCAGCCTTCCCCGTGATCAGATCTCTTGTGACAGCATCTCCCGACCTAAATGCATGTAAACCTTTATTAACCTagtagcacagtatagcaatatgacatagggactaatattgctatactgtgttaGTAGTAATAGTAGTTTAATAATTCTactaaaagaatattctatcaGAAAATTTGTCTGGCTAAAGTTGCGTAAAAATTATACCCCCAAGCGGCAGTGACAGCCACACTTTCGTCTTTtataaaaactgaaaatttcCTGTATATGACCCATATGGCCATGGTGAGAACGACCGGGAAGTATGGAGTTtaggtcgcggttactttaggggGTATCCAGCTCTGAAGGTCTACATAACCTTTGATAAAGTGTAAAGCTcacttattatatttaatttcttcggGATAATTATGGGAATCCCGTCTTCCACCGCCGTACATTTTtaaaagggggtgacagacgtgcgagtaagtacgcggacttatggctcgacgatcttaatcgcctgtgtgtgtgtcagcaaagagccgcgagccgcgagccgcgagcctgtgGACATGGTactccagtgtgagcgattctcgtgtgtcaccgacgcgagccgagtaagttcgcgaacttaaaacccgcgtgctttaagttcgtacgtctatcaggcctttgACAGTTGCTCCCCACTGCCAGACGGAGTGTAAAGGGATACTTTAGTGGGCTTAgtgcagctatccccaacccgcggcccgcgttttgaagaatgtaatttttaatcctaacatttttgttgcggcccgcgacaccaagatcaAAACGATgtgaaaaaaaaggttggggaccactggctTAGTAGATTTAGGACTGTGCGGTGGTCTGACTGTAGGAAGCAACAGAAAATAAAGTGTCCGTCAGTGGGATAATATGCCATATAAGATTCCCACAGTTATCACGaggaaaataagataaaaagttGAGCTCTATATTTTATCGAAGGTAAAATTGAGAAGAACtagatacctcctaaagtaaccgcgaccgaaattcCATAGTTGATGGCCGTTCCTGCCTCTATGGGGGTCATAAACAGGAAAACATTCACCTGTTATAAAATTACGAAAGTCTGGCTGTTGCTGGATCTTAGGTTATTATTGGCATTAACTAGGTAGGTAGTTAGGTATTTACCCAAGATGTAAATAGTTTGTTTCAAATATTTCGACGCTGAAGTTATTTTTTTCTGCGAGAAGATTCATTATTCTTACTTCGATTCCATCCCATTGTACTCGAGGATTTCCACCATCAGCGTCAGTTTTTATTCtacaatttacaatttaaaaatcgaTATTTAAAATAGCAGCAAGGTGGCCCGTGGCACTTAATTTTTGGcattttaagaattaaaattacgGAAAGTCCTATTATTGACATAGTGTTTTCAACCAAAAATTCAAGGTGCCAAGCCAAAAATGAGGTGACTGCCAAGGATGGGGTATTTTGCGCTACTTGATAAAAATGTCATATTCTCTATAACAGGAATCATCAAttaatggcggaccgcggtccgcacccggaccgccgacccattgtgtgcggaccaagcatgttcgaagatgatcttcgttcatcttaggacttcgacatctccaggatttattgtcaatatccatagcttgcaccaatatttcaacaacagagagataattagctacaaaagtGGTTATTTTtcccatttatttttaaataaatacctgaaaaatatgactcttcctgacatctattggcgaataataatactattttgtaagcaactaattgttttaacgaccagcagatggcgttattaagtaacacgaagtcaatgagtgtttgctttatcgagcaaagctcggtcatccaggtacttttttataaaatgagcgGACCGCGAAGATCATTTCATGTTTGAAAAgtgaccccgagcgaaacttattggtgacccctgctctataatttgattatattattgatttctctttgttaaattatttgatataatatgattGATAGTATACTATTGTATTGTAAAtaccttttaaaaataaagggAGGTTGATTGGCAGCCGCCAATAAGAATCTATGTCCAGCGTACCCATGAGTCATTTTAGGTGGAAATAAATTCACATTTCTTGAAAATTTTCCATGAGACCAAGAACAAATTACTTTTGGCCTACTCGAGCCCAATCCATCGACATACAATGTATGAGTATAAAGTATATATGGCGCTtcctacaaatatatttttgtataattaagGTTAATATGAATAATAGAAAATTCTGcatcgaaatattttttttataaatactcACCAAATTACTATCGTCGTCTTGAAAACTTTGACCGATCACTAGAAGATTGACAAAATAGCGAGACAAAGGTTCAGACAAGAATTCCTGGACGGCCCACTGCGAGGACCTCGCGACCACCACAATTTTACTTTTAGACTGTTTACCTAAAACCTTCGCTACCTTCTTCACGTCAGTtataaagacaataaaattaaggcAGTTCTTTACTGGGTTTAAAAGTTTGGGGTCAGCTAATTGGTAATCATCGTTTATGTACCCGTGTATGAAAGTAAGTGGGAAATTTCGTAAGAGGTCTCTAAACAAAAAGCTGTGTTCAGATTTAATCTGATTGTCATAAAGTATAACTGAAGTACAATCATCTAGGTAAGTTAACGTTATGTtgtatattagttttattagaGAGTctgtttcttttttcttttcttgaTTCAGAAAATTCGAATGCCATATTTCCTCCCTAGTTTTCGGATGTCCGTGAAATATTGGATCGGCAGATCTCTTTGATATTATTTCAGTACTTTCTTTATTTTGGGTACTTAATTTTCTCGAGGAATATGTATCTTGAAGTGATTTAGCATTTTTATGAATAGCATATtcatttttgttttgtattgcattatttcttttaaattcactAGCTCCTGGATAATATTGAACATCTTGACTAATAACACCAGTAATatgaaaaaacaaaattaatataacagATTTAGCAAAGTTATACCACTGCATAGTTTCTTGAGTATTTTCACGTAGGTCGATGTCTTGAATGAAAGAGTGGAAAATAGTATCGCTTTTATAGACTCTCAAAAACCTTGCTATTGGAATTGAGCAGGTGTCGTGATTGAGATTTCATTTTTTATGAAGGCTAGCTCATTTGAAGTTCACGATCATAACTTTGATATTCATTTCAAGGATAtcgatattgtcaataatatctacaaaatttgaaaaaaaagataattatagtcttttattatattatacaatattgttAAGTCTatataatgtatttattatgtacttaggttataatatattatatattatataagtagctgttgcccgcgacttcgtccgcgttagtatagtagatcacgtcccaagtattatttattgtacaaaaatattcaatgtacagcattgactttcctacgattttattatattatatgttccgcgcggcttcgcgtaatttagaaatttcacgcgaccgtacatttttccgcaaaaaaaaatagcctatgtcccttaacgtggtctattcttcatgtttgccaaataacataaaaattgctccagtagttcttaataATCTTAAGATaaaaagcaatttcatataatttcccccgtttttccacattttcctctatttactCGCTCCTATttgtcgtagaataataaaatatggcctatggccttcctcgataaataggcaacactgaaagaatttttcaaatcggaacccaaataagccctttcaaataatttccccccgttttttccacactttcctctatttcttcgctcttattagttttagcgtgataaaatatagcctaaaacCCTtttcaacaaatgggctatctaacactgaaagatttttttaaatctgaccagtagttcctgagattagcgcgttcaaataagccctttcatataatttcccccgttttttccacattttccactatttcttcgctcctattagtcttagcgtgataaaatatagcctatagccttcctcaatcaatgagctatctaagcactgaaagaatttttcaaatcggaccagtagttcctgagattagcgcgttgaaacaaacaaacaaacaaactaactaacaaactaactaacaaactctgcagaattctaatattagtatagatatattatataagatataataatgtatttattatatacttaggttataggtataaatattatgtaggtttaTATAGTAGGAAAATTTCGCTAGAGAAAGAAACAAAAgacgatattttaatttacataattttatttgtcaGTATCGGCATACAATTATCACACCTTTACGATTATAAAAAGACTAAAAAGTCACAATCTACCAATACTGATGTCATGTCCGAGTTGTAGAAAAGCCCAAAACACTGTTTTAATGAAACATCCTAAATATGATACtaccaattttaaataataacctaTATTTACACTTACAATCATTCGATACAActtcataaataatttatatgtaaatgAATTATCAGCGATAGTTTGAAGTATAGAAAAATCGGACATGCTCTAAAATCTAACGAATGAGATGATTAAATAGGGAATGATATGAGATGTTACAATTTTAAGCAATCGTGTATACGTGTGCTACATCAGTCAAACGATGTAGGCAGACATCTACACAAAGCAAAAACATCtctcacattaataatattaaaataatcacGTTTTTTTCAATCAATACAAAATTTCCTTAGCTTATCGATTACTCTAACGTACCACTAAATCATACTTTACAACCTAATATTTACAACTCTTATAAAAGCAGTATCGACCACAAGCTGGCAAGATAAGAAGTTATTTactaacttttaattaaataggTATGGCTCACGCGAATAtacaatgaaatattttgttgcaacagaataatataaaattaaatacaaccTTCAGAAAATGTAATGAGTTTTCTCGTTAATTTAATAGTGAGTAGTATGTCTCATTTAGCAGTAGGTAAGTGGTATTGATTTATTGATTATTAGCTATAGATAAATAAAGAGCAATAGGAATCAATGCATAAACATACAATAACCTAAAATTCATAATTCCAGCGCTTGCATTCAAACTATTGAAAACAGAAAATATCACAGTTTCCAATACATTACAAATTTGAACTAACATGAAGTAGAAAATTATCCTAAAAGGGAATATTGCAATGTTTTGTAACCATCAAATTTTAAATGGCACTCTCTCATAGGTGACAAATGGTCCTCTGTGACCATAGACGAGCTATGCCTCGCTTACTCTACTTGTATTGGATTcataacttaattatttatgGATTATTCTTCGACTTCATTGTCTATGCGTGATGATCGAATACCGCTCTTGCCAGTCCATGGGTAGATCTCCGGGCAGGGTTGGCAGGTCCTCATGTATCTCACTCCGGACTTGTGCCATAGGTTGCACACCTTAGGATTGTTACATTTCTTCGGTCGGTCctgaaattaaaaagaaaattcttTGTTCAGTATctcaattaaaatgtaacataaCCTGCAGTAATAGCTATCAAAAggttaaaaaagtatcctaccaGACCTACAGATAggcagacagagatacttttgcatatactttttagggttccgtagtcaacaaggaacccttatagtttcggtctgtccgtctgtctgtctgtctgtccgtctgtctatccgcggttttgctcagagactataggtgtaatttggcatggatgttttttttttttcgcacctatcgtgtggggtgtcattgcataggttttttaaaaatattatgggtattcattgatcattttctgatttaggggtccatttgtgaaatattaagttttaaattgaaaaaaatcgttagagccc of Aricia agestis chromosome 9, ilAriAges1.1, whole genome shotgun sequence contains these proteins:
- the LOC121730669 gene encoding ionotropic receptor 21a; the protein is MQWYNFAKSVILILFFHITGVISQDVQYYPGASEFKRNNAIQNKNEYAIHKNAKSLQDTYSSRKLSTQNKESTEIISKRSADPIFHGHPKTREEIWHSNFLNQEKKKETDSLIKLIYNITLTYLDDCTSVILYDNQIKSEHSFLFRDLLRNFPLTFIHGYINDDYQLADPKLLNPVKNCLNFIVFITDVKKVAKVLGKQSKSKIVVVARSSQWAVQEFLSEPLSRYFVNLLVIGQSFQDDDTPYILYTHTLYVDGLGSSRPKVICSWSHGKFSRNVNLFPPKMTHGYAGHRFLLAAANQPPFIFKRIKTDADGGNPRVQWDGIEVRIMNLLAEKNNFSVEIFETNYLHLGSGDAVTRDLITGKADMGMAGIYVTVERLNNTDMSVSHSHDCAAFATLMSTALPRYRAILGPFHWQVWVALTFTYLIGIFPLAFSDKHTLRHLMNNMGEVENMFWYVFGTFTNCFTFVGKHSWSKTTKITTRLLIGWYWIFTIIITSCYTGSIIAFVTLPIYPETVDTITQLLSGFYRVGTLDHGGWERWFLNSSDPLTNKLLKNVELVPDVRSGIMNITKAFFWPYAFIGSQAELEYLVQSNFSKSESKRDLLHISNECFAPFGVSISFPKNSIYTAKLSEDIRRIIQSGLMDKIVDDVRWELQRSSSGKLLSVGSDSLSFSSLEERGLTLEDTQGMFLLLGAGFLCAAVALMSEWTGGFYKGCRRLKTRMTASRTNLHETNERCISTPSIEVADYPEIDIYTATNSIDSDEGSRIINITKDNFVIHYNKHEQDSDTLTTNSLNLDKEVEEIFKIAEKKDALEIDNTVRFEDVEDEKGDSKNPFSKTYSLSRK